A DNA window from Ficedula albicollis isolate OC2 chromosome 1, FicAlb1.5, whole genome shotgun sequence contains the following coding sequences:
- the POLR1D gene encoding DNA-directed RNA polymerases I and III subunit RPAC2 isoform X1, protein MGAMGCPLSEESWRRDAQTLETSSVRPAVLHWHWKVEAAQPMKKRFVLPSVFGLKCPLAGTNKRFLINTIKNTLPSQKEQDQEREQKEDDKESEPNKSRKEEKPKKRRIHPYTPSFQSRRRVSYSPPRHQSRSHHTKDKHEKRSSKR, encoded by the exons CCCTTTGTCAGAGGagtcctggagaagagatgcaCAAACCCTGGAGACATCTAGTGTAAGGCCAGCAGTCCTGCATTGGCACTGGAAAGTTGAAGCAGCTCAGCCTATGAAGAAAAGATTTGTTCTGCCATCTGTCTTTGG GTTGAAATGTCCTCTTGCTGGTACAAATAAAAGATTTCTTATTAACACCATCAAAAACACGTTGCCATCTCAAAAAGAACAAGACCAAGAGCGTGAGCAAAAGGAAGATGATAAGGAGTCTGAGccaaacaaaagcaggaaagaagaaaaaccaaagaaGCGCAGAATTCACCCGTATACACCCAGCTTTCAGTCCAGAAGGAGAGTCAGCTACTCTCCTCCAAGGCACCAAAGCAGGAGCCACCACACAAAGGATAAACATGAAAAGCGATCAAGCAAGCGATGA
- the POLR1D gene encoding DNA-directed RNA polymerases I and III subunit RPAC2 isoform X2, with the protein MGAMGWLKCPLAGTNKRFLINTIKNTLPSQKEQDQEREQKEDDKESEPNKSRKEEKPKKRRIHPYTPSFQSRRRVSYSPPRHQSRSHHTKDKHEKRSSKR; encoded by the coding sequence GTTGAAATGTCCTCTTGCTGGTACAAATAAAAGATTTCTTATTAACACCATCAAAAACACGTTGCCATCTCAAAAAGAACAAGACCAAGAGCGTGAGCAAAAGGAAGATGATAAGGAGTCTGAGccaaacaaaagcaggaaagaagaaaaaccaaagaaGCGCAGAATTCACCCGTATACACCCAGCTTTCAGTCCAGAAGGAGAGTCAGCTACTCTCCTCCAAGGCACCAAAGCAGGAGCCACCACACAAAGGATAAACATGAAAAGCGATCAAGCAAGCGATGA